Proteins encoded in a region of the Suricata suricatta isolate VVHF042 chromosome 10, meerkat_22Aug2017_6uvM2_HiC, whole genome shotgun sequence genome:
- the NCKAP5L gene encoding nck-associated protein 5-like isoform X1: MSEAMEQPAASPGKPRPGEGGDGGTEPSTCQELLHRLRELEAENSALAQANENQRETYERCLDEVANHVVQALLNQKDLREECIKLKKRVFDLERQNQMLSALFQQKLQLTTGSLPQISLTPLQPPSEPPASPTLSSVEGPTTSLPLGHCAGQREVCWEQQPRPGGPGPPAAPPPVLDALSPFLRKKAQILEVLRALEETDPLLLCSPATPWQPPSEGPGSPEPINGELCGPPQPEPSSWAPYLLLGPGSLGGLLHWEHLLGGPGEEEGAGPPWGPGRVSSQAQGTGSGPPCAPGSSSSSSSDEAGDPNEAPSPDTLLGALARKQLNLGQLLEDTESYLQAFLAGAAGPLSGEQPGPGQPSSPDQGPPQLSKSKGLPKSAWSGGTPEAHRPGFGATSEGQGTLPFLSMFMGAGDAPLGSRPGHPYSSQVKSKLQIGPPSPGEAQGPLLPSPARGLKFLKLPPASEKVPSPGGPQLSPQLPRNSRIPCRNSGSDGSPSPLLARRGLSGGELSPEGAQGLPTSPSPCPSALDSAQLRPPQPALSTTLSPGPVVSPCYENILGLSRSTFRGPSPDPPPSPLQVPTYPQLTLEVPRAPEVLRSPGAPPSPCLPESCSYGSAQEKSLDKAGSESPHPGRRTPSSSSKKPSQGAGRRPGDAGFTPLRDRLAALGKLKTGPEGPEKNGVPARPGTEKARGVGRSGESTGDMAPTNPRPPEGPEVKGALRAAVALGTSSLKQQEPGLLGDPGARVYSSHSMGARVDLEPVSPRSCLTKVELAKSRLAGALCPQVPRAPAKVPTSAPSLGKPNKSPHGSPTKLPSKSPTKVVPRPVAPPTTKEPPKPDKGKGPPWAECGGTTAQPTSPTPSPADPSQGPEGQAPHSAIEEKVMKGIEENVLRLQGQERAPGTEAKHRNTSSIASWFGLKKSKLPALNRRTETTKSKEGASGGSPLRKEVKMEARKLEAESLNISKLMAKAEDLRRALEEEKAYLSSRARPRAGGPAPGPSTGLGQVQGQLAGMYQGADTFMQQLLNRVDGKELPPKNWRESKPEYGDFQSVSSDPKNPWPACGPRNGLVGPLQGCGKPPGKPSSEPGRREEMPSEDSLAEPVPTSHFTACGSLTRTLDSGIGTFPPPDHGSNGTPSKNLPKTKPPRLDPPPGVPPARPPPLTKVPRRAHTLEREVPGIEELLVSGRHPSMPAFPALLTAAPGHRSHQACPDDPCEDPGPPAPVQLAKNWTFPNARAASSSTDPFLCPSRQLEGLPKTPMALPMDRKQNLEPSHPAPTPQGPAFGGSRTPSTSDMGEEGRVASGGPPGLETSESLSDSLYDSLSSCGSQG; this comes from the exons GCAGAGAACTCGGCACTTGCCCAGGCCAATGAAAACCAACGGGAGACCTATGAGCGCTGTCTAGATGAG GTTGCCAACCATGTGGTACAGGCACTGCTAAACCAAAAG GACCTGCGGGAGGAGTGCATCAAGCTGAAGAAGAGGGTGTTTGACCTGGAACGGCAGAATCAGATGCTGAGTGCCCTGTTTCAGCAGAAACTCCAGCTGACGACAGGCTCCCTCCCCCAG aTCTCACTTACCCCACTCCAGCCTCCATCAGAGCCACCAGCCTCTCCCACCTTGAGCTCTGTCGAGGGACCGACCACTTCGCTGCCTctggggcactgtgctgggcagagagag GTGTGTTGGGAGCAGCAGCCACGGCCAGGAGGCCCAGGACCCCCAGCCGCCCCGCCCCCAGTGTTGGATGCCCTGTCCCCTTTCCTTCGAAAGAAAGCCCAGATCCTGGAGGTGCTGAGAGCCCTAGAAGAGACTGACCCCTTGCTTCTTTGTTCACCTGCCACCCCCTGGCAGCCTCCCAGCGAGGGTCCTGGTTCCCCAGAGCCCATCAACGGCGAGCTGTGTGGCCCACCCCAGCCTGAACCCTCATCCTGGGCCCCCTACTTGCTACTAGGCCCTGGTAGCCTGGGAGGCCTGCTACACTGGGAGCATCTCTTGGGGGGCccaggggaggaagagggtgCTGGGCCGCCCTGGGGCCCTGGTAGGGTCTCCTCCCAGGCCCAAGGCACTGGCTCTGGGCCTCCCTGTGCCCCAGGCAGcagttcctcctcctcttctgatGAGGCTGGTGACCCCAACGAGGCACCCAGCCCTGACACCCTGCTTGGGGCCCTAGCCCGAAAACAGCTAAACCTGGGCCAGCTCCTTGAGGACACAGAGTCTTACTTACAGGCCTTCTTGGCTGGGGCTGCAGGCCCACTCAGTGGGGAACAACCAGGTCCCGGGCAGCCATCTTCCCCAGACCAGGGCCCCCCACAGCtgtccaagtccaaaggcctCCCCAAGTCCGCTTGGAGTGGGGGTACCCCAGAGGCCCACAGGCCAGGCTTTGGTGCTACCTCAGAGGGCCAGGGGACTCTCCCCTTCCTCAGCATGTTCATGGGTGCAGGTGATGCCCCCCTGGGCTCTCGGCCTGGCCACCCCTACTCATCTCAGGTGAAAAGCAAGCTCCAAATTGGCCCCCCTTCTCCTGGAGAAGCCCAAGGACCCCTTCTGCCATCTCCAGCCAGAGGTCTCAAGTTCCTAAAGCTGCCTCCAGCCTCAGAGAAGGTCCCCAGCCCAGGAGGCCCCCAGCTCAGCCCCCAGCTTCCCCGGAACTCCAGAATTCCCTGTCGAAACAGTGGCTCAGACGGCAGCCCGTCCCCATTGCTGGCGCGCAGGGGTCTGAGTGGAGGAGAGCTGTCCCCGGAGGGGGCACAGGGCCTGCCTACCagtccttccccctgcccctcggCCCTGGACTCTGCACAGCTGAGACCTCCCCAGCCAGCTTTGTCCACCACGCTGTCCCCGGGACCTGTGGTATCTCCCTGCTATGAGAACATCCTGGGCCTTTCCCGGAGCACCTTTAGGGGGCCTTCCCCagatcctcctccctccccactgcaggTACCCACCTACCCACAGTTAACTCTGGAGGTGCCAAGGGCCCCTGAGGTCCTTAGAAGTCCTGGAGCTCCTCCCAGCCCTTGCCTCCCAGAGTCCTGCTCCTATGGGAGTGCCCAGGAAAAGAGTTTGGACAAAGCAGGCTCGGAGTCTCCACATCCTGGCCGCAGGACCCCAAGCAGCTCATCGAAGAAGCCCAGCCAGGGGGCAGGGCGGCGACCTGGGGATGCTGGCTTTACACCTCTGAGGGACAGACTGGCAGCCCTGGGGAAACTGAAGACTGGCCCTGAGGGGCCAGAGAAAAATGGGGTGCCAGCCAGGCCTGGCACCGAGAAGGCCCGGGGAGTAGGGAGGTCAGGGGAGAGCACTGGAGACATGGCACCCACCAACCCCAGGCCTCCTGAGGGGCCAGAAGTCAAGGGGGCCTTGCGGGCAGCAGTGGCCTTAGGCACAAGCAGCCTGAAACAGCAAGAACCTGGGCTCCTGGGGGATCCTGGGGCCCGAGTCTATTCCTCCCACTCCATGGGGGCCCGGGtggacctggagcctgtctcaccAAGGAGCTGCCTCACCAAAGTGGAGCTGGCCAAGAGCCGGCTGGCAGGGGCCCTGTGCCCCCAGGTACCCCGTGCCCCTGCCAAAGTGCCCACCTCAGCCCCCAGCCTTGGCAAGCCCAATAAGAGCCCCCACGGCAGTCCTACAAAGCTGCCCTCCAAGTCACCCACCAAGGTGGTACCCCGACCTGTGGCCCCACCAACTACCAAGGAGCCCCCAAAGCCTGACAAGGGCAAGGGCCCACCTTGGGCAGAGTGTGGTGGTACTACCGCCCAGCCTACATCCCCCACGCCCAGCCCTGCCGACCCAAGCCAAGGCCCTGAGgggcaggccccacactcagccaTTGAGGAGAAGGTGATGAAGGGCATTGAGGAGAATGTGCTGCGGCTCCAGGGCCAGGAGCGGGCCCCAGGCACTGAGGCCAAGCACCGCAACACCAGCAGCATTGCCAGCTGGTTTGGCCTTAAGAAGAGCAAGCTGCCAGCGCTGAACCGCCGCACAGAGACCACCAAGAGCAAAGAGGGGGCTAGCGGGGGCTCCCCACTCCGGAAGGAAGTCAAGATGGAAGCCCGGAAGCTGGAGGCAGAGAGTCTCAACATCTCCAAGTTGATGGCCAAGGCAGAAGACCTACGCCGGGCACTAGAGGAGGAGAAGGCCTACCTGAGCAGCAGGGCCCGGCCCCGGGCCGGAGGACCAGCGCCAGGACCAAGTACAGGGCTGGGGCAGGTGCAGGGCCAGCTGGCTGGCATGTACCAGGGCGCAGACACCTTCATGCAGCAGCTGCTCAACAG GGTGGATGGCAAGGAGCTGCCCCCCAAGAACTGGCGGGAGTCCAAACCAGAGTATGGTGATTTCCAGTCAGTGTCCTCTGACCCCAAGAACCCCTGGCCAGCCTGTGGGCCCCGAAATGGCCTGGTGGGGCCTCTTCAGGGCTGTGGAAAACCTCCTGGAAAG CCAAGCAGCGAGCCAGGAAGGCGGGAAGAGATGCCCTCAGAGGACAGCCTGGCTGAGCCAGTGCCCACCTCACACTTCACAG cctgtggcTCCTTGACTCGAACCCTGGACAGTGGCATTGGGACCTTTCCACCCCCAGACCATGGCAGCAATGGGACCCCTAGCAAGAATCTTCCCAAGACAAAGCCACCGCGACTGGATCCCCCACCTGGAGTGCCCCCAGCTCGGCCCCCGCCCCTTACCAAAGTCCCCCGCCGCGCACACACGCTGGAGCGTGAGGTGCCGGGCATAGAGGAACTGCTGGTGAGCGGGCGGCACCCTAGCATGCCAGCCTTTCCCGCTCTGCTCACTGCTGCTCCGGGCCACCGGAGCCATCAGGCCTGTCCTGACG ATCCCTGTGAGGACCCAGGCCCTCCCGCTCCTGTCCAGCTGGCTAAGAACTGGACCTTCCCCAATGCGAGGGCAGCCAGCAGCTCCACTGACCCTTTCCTATGCCCATCCCGACAATTGGAGGGGCTGCCCAAGACCCCCATG gCCCTGCCCATGGACCGGaagcagaacctggagcccagcCATCCAGCCCCTACACCGCAGGGCCCAGCATTTGGAGGTAGCCGCACACCCAGCACATCTGACATGGGCGAGGAAGGGAGAGTGGCCAGTGGGGGCCCCCCAGGGCTGGAGACCTCAGAGTCTCTCAGCGACTCCCTCTACGACTCGCTCTCCTCCTGTGGGAGTCAGGGCTGA